From the genome of Arthrobacter russicus:
GCTGCGCAGCAGCACGCCGAGCGACAAGCCGATGACCGCGACTCCGGCGACGTAGAGCCCGCCCAACAGGATTCCCTGCAATACGCCGTTCTGGCTGAGGCTGATCTCGATGTTGTAGCCGTTCAAGATCGGTACCGCCAACGCGAAGGTGACAAAAGCGGCGACCAGCGTCAAAACATAGGAGACCACCACGAGTACCACGGCCTTGGCCAGGAAAGCCTGGATCCGGCCGGGAACTGCGGCGAAGGTGGAGCGGATCATCCCGGTGCCGTATTCGGAAGCGATGAACAGCACCGCGAGGGCACCGAGGATCAGCACGCCGATCTGCAAGCCGGCGACCGGAATCCCGGAAATTTCGAGTCCGCGCGGGGGGTTGTCCAGAACTTGTTGCAGGGTCAGCCCGGACGGGACGACCTCGCCGTTGGGCCCGGTGACGTTCCGGGTCATTTCAGTGAATGCCGTGGCGCGCAGCCAAGCCGCCAAACTGCCGATGCCGACCATCGCCACGAAGGTCACCGCGAGCAGCAGTTTGGTCGAAAGCAGAGTCCAGAATTTGATCGACTCGCTGCGCAGCACGCCGATGAAGCTCAGCCCGCGGGTACCGGCACTCGAGGTGCGGGCGGGCGCAGTCGCAATTGCATGTGACATGTCGGTTACTTCCCTTCCTGGGAGAGCGCGGCGAGCAACTGGGCATCGCCGGACGCGCCGCCGTCGATCGTGGAGTGGTACTCCACCTCGTCCTTGGTGAGATTGAAGTACGCCTCTTCGAGCGAAGCGTTCAGGGGCGAAAGCTCGTAGACCAGAACCCGGTTGTCCAGGGCGATCTGCGCGATCTGCCGCGCATCCAAGCCGGTGACC
Proteins encoded in this window:
- a CDS encoding ABC transporter permease — translated: MSHAIATAPARTSSAGTRGLSFIGVLRSESIKFWTLLSTKLLLAVTFVAMVGIGSLAAWLRATAFTEMTRNVTGPNGEVVPSGLTLQQVLDNPPRGLEISGIPVAGLQIGVLILGALAVLFIASEYGTGMIRSTFAAVPGRIQAFLAKAVVLVVVSYVLTLVAAFVTFALAVPILNGYNIEISLSQNGVLQGILLGGLYVAGVAVIGLSLGVLLRSSAGAIIVVMALMFVLPFAAQAAQLIPGEFWKHVQEYLPSFAGGRMLEVTQINGLIDPGVGGLIFLAWIALFTIPAMIVLKRRDA